Proteins from a genomic interval of Halopseudomonas litoralis:
- the hisS gene encoding histidine--tRNA ligase translates to MLKNLQAVRGMNDILPADSALWQYLESTVASVLAGYGYQQIRLPIVEPTELFKRSIGEVTDIVEKEMYTFADRNGDSLTLRPEGTAGCVRAMLEHGLLGGGVSHKVWYTGPMFRHERPQKGRYRQFHQVGVETFNLTGPDIDAELIILSWRLWQQLGLDEAVTLELNSLGSSADRARYRDDLVAYLRERFEQLDEDSQRRLDSNPLRVLDSKNPDTQALLADAPALADYLNDEARAHFDGLKAVLDVAGIPYVINPRLVRGLDYYGLTVFEWVTDKLGAQGTVCAGGRYDGLVEQLGGKPAPAVGFAMGMERLLLLIETLGKVPAELSRQVDVYLVALGTGTQQAAIRLAEQLRDALPGIRLVVHCGGGSFKSQFKKADKSGALCALILGEEEAAAGQVGLKPLRGEGEQLNLAWDAVPEQLRKVLL, encoded by the coding sequence CAGTGCGCTGTGGCAATACCTGGAAAGCACCGTGGCCAGCGTCCTGGCCGGCTACGGTTATCAGCAGATCCGTCTGCCGATCGTCGAGCCTACCGAGCTGTTCAAGCGCTCCATCGGCGAAGTCACCGACATCGTCGAAAAGGAAATGTATACCTTCGCAGACCGTAACGGTGACTCCCTGACCTTGCGCCCCGAGGGGACGGCCGGTTGCGTGCGCGCCATGCTCGAGCATGGCCTGCTGGGTGGTGGCGTCAGCCACAAGGTCTGGTACACCGGGCCGATGTTCCGCCACGAGCGACCGCAGAAGGGGCGTTATCGCCAGTTCCATCAGGTGGGCGTGGAAACCTTCAACCTGACTGGCCCGGATATCGATGCTGAACTCATCATTCTCAGCTGGCGCCTGTGGCAGCAGCTGGGGCTGGATGAAGCAGTCACTCTCGAACTCAACAGTCTCGGCTCCAGCGCCGACCGGGCCCGCTATCGGGACGATCTGGTGGCCTATCTGCGCGAGCGCTTCGAGCAGTTGGACGAAGACAGTCAACGCCGGCTGGACAGCAACCCGCTGCGCGTTCTTGATAGCAAAAACCCTGACACCCAGGCGCTGCTGGCCGACGCGCCGGCACTCGCAGATTACCTGAACGACGAGGCCCGGGCCCATTTCGACGGTCTGAAAGCCGTGCTGGATGTCGCCGGTATTCCTTATGTGATCAATCCGCGACTTGTGCGCGGGCTGGACTATTACGGGCTGACGGTGTTCGAATGGGTAACCGACAAGCTTGGCGCCCAGGGCACTGTATGTGCCGGCGGTCGTTATGACGGGCTGGTCGAGCAATTGGGCGGCAAGCCTGCCCCGGCGGTCGGCTTTGCCATGGGTATGGAGCGTCTGTTGCTGCTGATCGAAACCCTCGGCAAAGTACCCGCCGAACTGTCCCGGCAGGTTGATGTCTATCTGGTCGCCCTGGGTACGGGAACGCAACAGGCGGCCATCCGTCTGGCTGAACAGTTGCGGGATGCCTTGCCCGGAATACGTCTGGTAGTGCATTGTGGCGGCGGCAGTTTCAAGAGCCAGTTCAAGAAAGCCGACAAATCCGGCGCGTTGTGTGCATTGATTCTCGGTGAAGAGGAAGCCGCAGCGGGGCAGGTTGGTCTCAAACCCCTGCGCGGGGAGGGCGAGCAACTGAACCTTGCCTGGGATGCAGTACCTGAGCAGCTGCGCAAGGTGCTGCTGTAA
- a CDS encoding YfgM family protein, which translates to MSYQTEDEQVEKIKEVWHRHGVPVLTGVVLALAGVFGWNGWTNYQETKAANASAVYQNMLESVLQDDSEAGRTRGAELAETLRKDYPGTRYASFAALMQARLAVEAEDFAAAETLLRDVADDGSDKALQEVARQRLARVLAQLERAEEGLELFSAPISGELLAGREEVRGDLLLTLGRVEDARLAYQAALDATGDPRARPQLQLKLDDLAEEAS; encoded by the coding sequence GTGAGTTACCAGACAGAAGACGAACAGGTAGAAAAGATCAAGGAAGTCTGGCACCGCCATGGTGTGCCCGTGCTTACCGGCGTGGTATTGGCATTGGCCGGTGTGTTTGGCTGGAATGGCTGGACCAACTACCAGGAAACCAAGGCCGCCAACGCGTCTGCCGTATACCAGAATATGCTTGAAAGCGTGTTGCAGGATGACAGCGAAGCGGGCCGCACGCGTGGCGCCGAATTGGCTGAAACCCTGCGCAAGGATTATCCGGGTACCCGGTACGCCAGTTTCGCTGCGCTGATGCAGGCGCGCCTGGCAGTGGAAGCCGAAGACTTTGCTGCAGCGGAAACCTTGCTGCGCGATGTTGCCGATGATGGCAGCGACAAGGCCCTGCAGGAAGTTGCCCGCCAGCGCCTTGCGCGGGTACTGGCGCAGCTGGAGCGTGCCGAAGAGGGGCTCGAGCTGTTCAGCGCGCCCATATCCGGCGAGCTGCTGGCCGGTCGTGAGGAAGTGCGCGGCGATCTGCTGCTGACTCTGGGACGAGTGGAAGATGCTCGTCTGGCTTATCAGGCTGCGCTCGACGCCACCGGTGACCCGCGCGCGCGTCCGCAGCTGCAACTTAAACTGGACGACCTGGCGGAGGAAGCCTCTTGA
- the bamB gene encoding outer membrane protein assembly factor BamB: MSRTLVAGLAALLLAGCSGSGKKELPPAELEKFDAEVQLDRSWKRNIGVGQGELFNKLKPTVDGLTLYAADAKGRVVAMDRDTGSVNWQVKLKEPLSGAVGAGGGRVMLGTLNGSVIVLDENDGSELWRAQVSSEVLAAPQTNGDVVVVQTQDDKLVALDIGTGEQRWIYESSLPVLTVRGHSAPVVSLHRVYAGLASGRVVALDAQNGIPLWEQRIAQPQGRSELERMVDIDGELLLNDQTLYAATYQGNLVALDSETGNIRWQRPTSSHAGPAAGFGSVYLSQAGGTLEAYDQSRATPLWTNDSLQRRQLTGPVAFSSYVAVADFEGYVHLLAQTDGRLVGRVRVDSKGVRVAPIVQGDTLYIYGNSGDLAAYQLR; encoded by the coding sequence ATGTCCCGAACTCTGGTTGCGGGGCTTGCTGCCCTGCTACTGGCCGGCTGCAGTGGTTCCGGCAAGAAGGAACTGCCACCGGCAGAATTGGAAAAATTCGATGCCGAAGTACAGCTTGATCGCAGCTGGAAACGCAATATCGGCGTCGGCCAGGGCGAGCTGTTCAATAAGCTGAAGCCGACGGTCGACGGGCTGACCCTGTATGCTGCCGATGCCAAGGGCCGCGTGGTGGCGATGGATCGTGATACCGGCTCGGTCAACTGGCAGGTCAAGCTCAAGGAGCCGCTGTCCGGTGCTGTCGGCGCCGGCGGCGGACGTGTCATGCTGGGTACGCTGAACGGCAGCGTGATTGTCCTTGATGAAAACGATGGCAGTGAGCTGTGGCGTGCACAGGTATCCAGCGAAGTGCTGGCAGCCCCGCAGACCAACGGCGACGTGGTGGTAGTGCAGACCCAGGACGACAAACTGGTGGCACTGGATATCGGTACCGGCGAGCAGCGTTGGATCTATGAATCCAGCTTGCCGGTACTGACCGTGCGAGGGCACAGTGCACCTGTGGTCTCCCTGCATCGCGTGTATGCCGGTCTGGCCAGCGGCCGCGTGGTAGCACTGGATGCCCAGAATGGCATCCCACTGTGGGAGCAGCGAATTGCCCAGCCTCAGGGGCGTTCGGAACTGGAACGCATGGTGGATATCGACGGCGAGCTGCTGCTGAATGACCAGACACTGTATGCCGCTACCTATCAGGGCAACCTAGTTGCTCTGGACAGTGAAACCGGCAACATTCGTTGGCAACGTCCCACATCCAGCCATGCCGGTCCGGCTGCGGGTTTTGGCAGCGTATATCTGAGCCAGGCTGGCGGCACGCTTGAAGCCTATGACCAGAGCCGCGCGACCCCGCTGTGGACCAACGACAGTCTGCAGCGCCGCCAGCTCACCGGCCCGGTTGCATTCAGCAGTTACGTGGCCGTAGCTGACTTCGAAGGCTACGTGCACCTGCTGGCACAGACCGACGGTCGCCTGGTCGGCCGTGTGCGGGTCGACAGCAAAGGTGTTCGCGTCGCGCCGATCGTGCAGGGCGATACGTTGTATATATACGGTAACAGTGGTGATCTGGCGGCCTACCAGCTGCGCTGA